AATTGTTACCGCATCATCATCCACAGCAGCTTGCTGTAATGCCAGTTGAAAATAACCTATAGCGCCGCTGTAATCTTCACTCGATGACAATTGCTGGCCACGATAAAAATAGGCTTCTGGGCGCTGCGTTAATATTTCCTTATCGGCTAAAAACTGTTCAAACATAGCTTCATCTTTAAAGTCAGTCATCTTAAGTTCTAATAACAAGCCTTGCAGCTCATCTATTTTTTTTAACTGATTCACTAACTCTAAAGCAGCCTTTTTATCCCCCCCGGCAATACTAGGCGCTTGAGCAAGATAGCTACCTAGGGCTATATAACTGCGAGGATGCTCTGGTGCTAACGCTAGTGCGGCTTCATAGGCCTTTTTACAGCGCTTAGCATAACCTAAAGCACTAAACATACTTACCGAAGCAGCTTTATTACAACTGGCTGTTGCATACCAATGCTGATAATCGGCATTACTGCCATCAAGCTGAATCGCTTTTTTTAAAATCTCCTCCGCTAAGTCAATATTGTTAAGCTTAGCTTCTGTTTCACCCCATAACGCCAGTAATTGGCTATCTTTCGATTTTTTATTTACTTTATCAGCCAATAACGCCTGCGCAGCCTGATAATTTTTAACTTGCCATAAAGCTTCTACTTGATTTGCTAAGTTAGTGTTATTGGCCAGTACAGTAGGGGTTAGCATCAACAAACTCAGGAGTAGCATATTAGTACGCATTAAATGGCTCCAGAAAAAATTTTTTGTTTAGTAGTTTTCAGCGCTGTAAAGCACAGTCTGTTTTCAAACCATAGCTTACAAATAATAAAATTAACAACTAGCAATCTAAGTTACCATTTAAACAAGTTGACTACATGCTTATTGAACCAATAAAAAAGGAGCCGAAGCTCCTTTTTTATTGATTTCATACTTTGTATATTAAATTGTCGTGCGACAATCTGCTTGCACACCTAATGGATTTGCTGGCGGTGGTGACGTTTCAACCGTCACATCCTCGGCTGCAACAGGTAGAGTATATAAGCGATGCGCTACGTTTTCAGTGCCCGCAGCAGTACCTGAAACTTGCAACCTTACATCTAACCATGTGGCATAATCCTGCGGATACTGCACATTAAAGGTCGCAATACCGTTTTCATCCGCTGTTACCGTTCTTGGCACGGTAGCAACGTTACCTGGGGTTAGTAAACCATCACCATTAGTATCTTCAGAAATTTCTAAAATACCGTCAAAGTTTACGTCTTCATTTGGACAAGTAATAACCCGATTACTGGCCCATAATTTGAACTCTTCTGGTGGTGGTGGTGATTTCACCCAAAAACCTTTACCAAATGTTATAGGCACAACGGCGACATTTAACTCTTGATTCGCGACAGGGTTACCTGAACTATCAGTTACGATAATTGAGAACTCTTTCGAATACAGGCTGGCACTTGGCTTAGCAATGGCATTACCCGTACCAAAGCGGAAGAATAATGTCCGTTTACCCACTGCTATATCTGTCATGCCAGCAATAGTATTATCTGCTTCTAAAGCACCATGTATTTGTAAATTTAAACCATCAAAGCCGGTACCAGTATTGGCATCAGCAGTAAATACCGTAGAGGCGACACCTTGCGAGTTAGTTACAGCTGTACCTGAACTGATAGCTCCACCTGCAGCATTATCTAACGAAAATACTACCGTGCGACCTTTTACTGGGTTGTTATTGGCATCACGAACAATTGCCCGTACTGCACTACTTTCACCCGGACCAACTTGTGCTGGGAAGGCTTGCACTTCTACTTTAGTTGGATTAGTTGCGATAAACTCAACCACTTTTTTCGTGCTAACTGCGTCTTCACCTGCACCGCCACGAGCACTAATTGTCGCTAACCCAGCATATTCAGAGCGAACAAAGGCTTCTGCTACACCAGCTGCATCGGTTGTATCTTCAGACGTTACAGCATTAGCTAAGCCCGCTACTGTGCTAGCAATAGCACCACGGGTAGTATTAAAGGTGACAAGTTGGCCAACATTAGCCGCATCGTTAACTAACCATTCCACTGAAAGCTGTTGCGCTGCACTTAAATCAATTTCTAACACATTTTCGCCTTCAGCAGCTGCTTGTTGAAAAGCAAAAGCATCTGCACTGACGTTAATATTTGCAAAGCTAGTCACACCTAAAGCGGTTATGGTTAAGGTATCGTTACCACTATTAACGGCGGTATAACTTAAACTTGCTTTACCTGCAGTGCCAACCGTTACTGGGTTAGTTTCACTTAATGTATTGGCTAAAGATGAACTTACAGCAACCGTTACACCTTGAATGCCTACGCCACTTGAATCGGTTACAAAGATATCAATGGTTGCTGTATCGGCTAAGACTACTGAGTTTGGCGCTGATACATCAACAACAGTCCCTTTAACCTTTACTATTAATTCAGATGTCTGCTGTTGTACCGTTGCTCTAACCGTAATATCACGATTATTTTTATCTGTTTTCGTGGTTAAAGTCGCTCGCGCAATACCGTTTGCTGCTGTTACTGCATCTATTTGCACTAATTCACCAGAGTCGGTTGAAAAAGTTACCGGCACATCCGCAACAACAACATTATTAGAATCACGCACTAAAGCACTTAACTCAACTTTATCAGTTGAGCTTGAGCCTAATTGTAAAGTATCTGCAATTAATGACACGCCACCGATAGTAATATCAACAGAGTCACCACCATCGCCAGCAGAGACAAAGCCGGCATTGCTTGTTACATCGCTAAAGCTGGCATCAACTTGCCCTGCACCTGACTTAGAGCCTACTAGCAATGCTATTGTTGCAACACCATTAGCGTCGGTCAGAGCAGTACCAGCAGTGTTACCAAAAGAGGCTAATGCTGAGTCACTAACAGCAAGATTAATGACTTTATTTGCTATTACACCATTATTGGTAGCACTTAGTGTTGCTGTCACCGTTAGAGGGGTAGATTGCGATAGCGCTGTAGATGCTGAGCCATTTGCGTCAGTTAACGCTACAGCCAATGAGTAAACAACAGTGCTACCATTACCGCCACCACTGTTATCGTTATTCAGGGTACCACCGCCACCACAAGCGGCCAGTGCTGAAATTAATAGCGCGACAAAAAGTCGCTGGACATTCCGCATGTAAACTCTCCCTAGCTTTTCTTATTATTTATAGTTTTGTTAATATTAAGAGTATCTTAAACTAATAACCAGATAAAGGTCATTTCAATTTTAAAATAATTTTTTGCCTTTATCTGCCCATCTATAACACAACCTGTTAGGCTTAGCGCCATTCAATATTCATTATTAGTCAGAAGTTATGGCCGAAAATAAAAAATTAGGGTTAACCGCACGCATTGTTATTGGTATGTGTGCCGGTATTTTTGTTGGGTTTTTATTCAACACCATCTTGGCAGGCCAAGAAGAGCGCATGCTTTATATATTTGGTTTCGACTTTGCTTTAAAAGCGTTCTTTGTTGATGGCTTATTCCACGTTGGTGGTGAAATTTTTATCGCCAGCTTAAAAATGTTGGTAGTACCCTTAGTTTTTGTCTCGCTAGTCTGTGGTACTTGCTCACTGTCCGACACGTCAAGTTTAGGACGGCTTGGTGGTAAAACCATCGGTTTATATTTGCTAACAACCGCTATCGCGATTTCATTAGCTATTTTTGCAGCATTAATCATTGGTCCTGGTATTGGCGTGCAAATGCAAACAGATGCCAGTTTTAGCTTGAGTGAAGCGCCGTCTTTATCGCAAGTATTTATCAATATATTCCCCAGTAACCCAATAGAATCGATGGCTAAAGGCAATATGCTGCAAATTATTGTTTTTGCCGTACTGTTTGGTTTAGCCATGGCCATGAGTGGTAAAGCCGGTGAGCGCTTAGCCGCTGTATTTACTGACTTAAGTGATGTGATTATGAAGTTAGTCACGTTACTGATGAACTTAGCCCCTTATGGTGTATTTTTCTTAATGGCTAAGTTATTTACCACTTTAGGTTTTGAAACCATTGCCAGCTTAGCTAAATACTTTGCAGTAGTGCTATTTGTGCTACTGCTACACGGCTTTGTAACTTACGGAGTGATGTTAAAGGTAGTGTCAGGTTTAAACCCACGTATTTTCTTTAGCAAAATGCGTGATGCTGCCCTGTTCGGCTTTAGCACCTCTAGCAGTAATGCCTCTATGCCAGTAACGATGGAAACCGTTACTAAAAAATTAGGCGTTAAAAATAGTATTGCCTCCTTTACCGTCCCACTGGGTGCCACGATTAACATGGATGGCACGGCCATTATGCAAGGTGTTGCTACGGTATTTATTGCCCAAGTGTTTGGCGTAGACTTAACAGTAACTGACTTTTTAATGGTTATTCTTACCGCAACTTTAGCCTCTGTTGGTACAGCAGGTGTACCTGGCGTAGGGCTCATTATGCTGGCCATGGTGTTACAGCAGGTTGGTTTACCTGTTGAAGGTATCGGCTTAATTATTGGTGTGGATAGATTACTAGATATGACTCGTACGGCCGTCAATATTTGTGGTGATGCCATGGTGTCGTGTATTGTCGGTAAGAGTGAAAAAGAATTTGATATTGATGTCTACAACGACCCTAAAGCTGGGGTTAAAGAGGAAAATATCGACTTTAATAAGTTACGAAATTAGTCAGCCTAGCCTGTTTCATTTACCACTTATTGCCCTATCGAGAATTATAATAGCTCTGTAGGGCAAATCTTATCCTACGTTCAGCATTCTGCTTAGCAATTTTCGTTAATCGTAATTTTATTAATTCAACGTAATTAAATATGCCGTTTCAATTAACCTTGATACGGCAAACTTGCGTCTTGCAAAGCCTTTATTGGTAAGATCTTGCTCGGCTAATACCTGAATGTCTGCTTTAGGAAATAACGCCTGTATATGCGCTGCGCTGACGCTAAACGGTGGGCCATTTTTTTCTTGTTGCGGGTACTCAACCCCTATCAATAATAATTGTGCACCTAGTTTAAATAAGCTTAATAACTTAGCTGCGTATTGCTGTCGCATATCGGCAGGTAGTGCAATTAAAGCGGCGCGATCATAAATAAACTGACAATTTGCCACCGCTTGATTGGGTAAATTAAAAAAATCACCCTGCCATAGGTTTATGCGCTTAGCTTTAAACTCCGCGCTATAACAAGTAAAACCGGCAACGGGCTGGCTAACTGTTGGTATTAACTGCTGCTGGCTAAAAAAATCACGACAGGCAATGTCGGACAGTTCAGCTCCCACCACATTATGCTGCTGGGCTAAAAACGCTAAATCCAAAGATTTACCACATAACGGCACAAATACATCGCCCGCCGGTAAGGCTAGCTGTGGCAAAAGTTGCTGCAACATTGGATGAACATCATCTAGCTGGAAACCTAAGTGATCATTTTCCCAGCAGGCTAGCCAAAATTCGGCCTGCATTAAGATAACCTAGAGATCTGCGCTATTTTTTGCCACCAAATAGACAATATACCGGCAGAGCCAACACCAATTTTCTCTGCGATGCCTTTTTTTAATTGAAATTTAACCTGATAAATATGCCGTGTGCTTAAATGTGACAGCATATAATCATCACTGGTTTGTAACATATCAACTAAATTTAACTCTAATGCCTGATAACCAAACCAGTGCTCACCTGTAGCCACTTTATCTATTTCTAGTTCTGGTCGATGGTCTTGAACAAAACGTTTAAATAATTGATGGGTTTGTTCTAATTCTTGCTGGAATTTTTCCCGTCCAGATTCAGTGTTTTTGGCAAACAAAGTTACTGTGCGCTTAAATTCGCCAGCGGTAAATTGTTCGAAATCAACATCATGCTTTTGCAGCAATTTATGAAAATTAGGTAACTGGGCAATCACGCCAATAGAGCCAATAATGGCAAAAGGCGCTGCAATTAATTTATGACCAATACAGGCCATCATATAGCCACCGCTAGCCGCGACTTTATCTACCGCTACGGTTAAGGGAATATTCTGTTGGCGTAACCTATCTAGCTGAGATGCGGCTAAACCATAGCCATGCACCACACCACCGCCACTTTCCAAACGCAATAGCACTTCATCTTCAGGCGTTGCTACTGACAATATTGCCGTGACTTCTTCGCGCAATGCATCCACTTCTTTGGCATCCATGCTGCCGTTAAAATCGACTACATATAAGCGTTTTGTTAATAACTTTTCTGCATTAGCTTGTTGCTTACTCCAGCTTTTAAATTGTTTTTTATTTAATAGCTTTTGCTGCATTTGCTCTACGCGCTGATGGTATTGCTCGGTTAAATCGCTAAAAATTAATTGTGCTTTACTGGGCCGCGCTTTAGAAGCAGCTGCACCCACTATCAATAAAACAATCACAGCAAAAGCCAATACAAAAGTGACTGTTTTTGCTAAAAATAAACCATATTCGTATATAAATTCCAATCCAGTGCCCTCTTTAATGTCTTATGCCATTGTAACTGGTTATAAAAATAGAGAAACAATTAGCAATAAAAAAAGCTCGGCAAGCCGAGCTTTTTAACTGTATTGCTAAAGATTAATTAGCAGGTGCAATTACACTTGCATCATTAACTACTACTGCCGCACCTTGGCTAACAAAGAAACTCACTGTCTGCTTTTGCATCTCTGTTGTTGCTGCAGCGCTAGTCGCTGGGCTTAGGATTGAACTATGGTCACCTGCAGCGAAGCGAGCAATTGCATTGCCTTCTAACAGAGCAGGACCCGCAGTATCAGGGATCGCAGTAGCCGCTAGTAAACGTGCTAATGGCTCGGTACCTGCTAATGGCATTTTACCCGCTTGTAATGCCGCTAATGGATTAGCAAAGCCATTAGGCACCACTTGGTCAGGTAAGTTATCTACACCATCACCAACTACTTCAATCAAGTAGCTAGGTGTTCCTGAAACCACTAAGCGTTGAGCGTAGTTATTTGGATCGCCAGCATCAGTTACTGTTTGCGCAGCAAAAGCAAACTTAGTAAAAGCCGTATTTAATGCCGTTAATGCCGCGGTATTACCTGTTTGTTGTAAGTACTCAACAAATGGTGGATAACAAGCAGCAAAAGGCGGTACTAATGCTTTACCACAACCGTTATTAACCGTTGCAAAGTCAATATAAGATTGCGCAGTCGCCCCACCGGCACCCAGCATTACACTTGATTTAATAAGTGGACCAAAAGAAGGCGAATCTAATAAGAAGTTTGCAATAGCACCACCTGGCATAGCTAAAGCTGCCGTTTTGATATTATACAAA
The sequence above is drawn from the Rheinheimera salexigens genome and encodes:
- a CDS encoding tetratricopeptide repeat protein, which encodes MRTNMLLLSLLMLTPTVLANNTNLANQVEALWQVKNYQAAQALLADKVNKKSKDSQLLALWGETEAKLNNIDLAEEILKKAIQLDGSNADYQHWYATASCNKAASVSMFSALGYAKRCKKAYEAALALAPEHPRSYIALGSYLAQAPSIAGGDKKAALELVNQLKKIDELQGLLLELKMTDFKDEAMFEQFLADKEILTQRPEAYFYRGQQLSSSEDYSGAIGYFQLALQQAAVDDDAVTILAETRYQLARNAVLGQTAATEGIVVLTQYLTESTDAKRNEWAKYRLAQLHLLNDDKGSAQLIVDELLATTQDEKLKHALSDL
- a CDS encoding Ig-like domain-containing protein, whose amino-acid sequence is MRNVQRLFVALLISALAACGGGGTLNNDNSGGGNGSTVVYSLAVALTDANGSASTALSQSTPLTVTATLSATNNGVIANKVINLAVSDSALASFGNTAGTALTDANGVATIALLVGSKSGAGQVDASFSDVTSNAGFVSAGDGGDSVDITIGGVSLIADTLQLGSSSTDKVELSALVRDSNNVVVADVPVTFSTDSGELVQIDAVTAANGIARATLTTKTDKNNRDITVRATVQQQTSELIVKVKGTVVDVSAPNSVVLADTATIDIFVTDSSGVGIQGVTVAVSSSLANTLSETNPVTVGTAGKASLSYTAVNSGNDTLTITALGVTSFANINVSADAFAFQQAAAEGENVLEIDLSAAQQLSVEWLVNDAANVGQLVTFNTTRGAIASTVAGLANAVTSEDTTDAAGVAEAFVRSEYAGLATISARGGAGEDAVSTKKVVEFIATNPTKVEVQAFPAQVGPGESSAVRAIVRDANNNPVKGRTVVFSLDNAAGGAISSGTAVTNSQGVASTVFTADANTGTGFDGLNLQIHGALEADNTIAGMTDIAVGKRTLFFRFGTGNAIAKPSASLYSKEFSIIVTDSSGNPVANQELNVAVVPITFGKGFWVKSPPPPEEFKLWASNRVITCPNEDVNFDGILEISEDTNGDGLLTPGNVATVPRTVTADENGIATFNVQYPQDYATWLDVRLQVSGTAAGTENVAHRLYTLPVAAEDVTVETSPPPANPLGVQADCRTTI
- a CDS encoding dicarboxylate/amino acid:cation symporter, giving the protein MAENKKLGLTARIVIGMCAGIFVGFLFNTILAGQEERMLYIFGFDFALKAFFVDGLFHVGGEIFIASLKMLVVPLVFVSLVCGTCSLSDTSSLGRLGGKTIGLYLLTTAIAISLAIFAALIIGPGIGVQMQTDASFSLSEAPSLSQVFINIFPSNPIESMAKGNMLQIIVFAVLFGLAMAMSGKAGERLAAVFTDLSDVIMKLVTLLMNLAPYGVFFLMAKLFTTLGFETIASLAKYFAVVLFVLLLHGFVTYGVMLKVVSGLNPRIFFSKMRDAALFGFSTSSSNASMPVTMETVTKKLGVKNSIASFTVPLGATINMDGTAIMQGVATVFIAQVFGVDLTVTDFLMVILTATLASVGTAGVPGVGLIMLAMVLQQVGLPVEGIGLIIGVDRLLDMTRTAVNICGDAMVSCIVGKSEKEFDIDVYNDPKAGVKEENIDFNKLRN
- a CDS encoding thiopurine S-methyltransferase, which translates into the protein MQAEFWLACWENDHLGFQLDDVHPMLQQLLPQLALPAGDVFVPLCGKSLDLAFLAQQHNVVGAELSDIACRDFFSQQQLIPTVSQPVAGFTCYSAEFKAKRINLWQGDFFNLPNQAVANCQFIYDRAALIALPADMRQQYAAKLLSLFKLGAQLLLIGVEYPQQEKNGPPFSVSAAHIQALFPKADIQVLAEQDLTNKGFARRKFAVSRLIETAYLITLN
- the sohB gene encoding protease SohB, translated to MEFIYEYGLFLAKTVTFVLAFAVIVLLIVGAAASKARPSKAQLIFSDLTEQYHQRVEQMQQKLLNKKQFKSWSKQQANAEKLLTKRLYVVDFNGSMDAKEVDALREEVTAILSVATPEDEVLLRLESGGGVVHGYGLAASQLDRLRQQNIPLTVAVDKVAASGGYMMACIGHKLIAAPFAIIGSIGVIAQLPNFHKLLQKHDVDFEQFTAGEFKRTVTLFAKNTESGREKFQQELEQTHQLFKRFVQDHRPELEIDKVATGEHWFGYQALELNLVDMLQTSDDYMLSHLSTRHIYQVKFQLKKGIAEKIGVGSAGILSIWWQKIAQISRLS